TCGTACAATCTACTACCAGTTAACAGTTTGTCCCTAAATAGTGGATGTGGCTGTTAGTGTTGTCAAAACATCATACTCAAAACACCGTGCATATCAAGATCCcggagtcatcttttacaaaagggtCGCCATGGGACCTGAGGCACCCAGACTCAACTTCACGAACAATATCTGTTGGCCGGACAGATTTGTCTTAGCACAAAAAATACACGGGCATCCGTACAGTGTCGCCACCTAGAGGCGTCTAAAGACAACCACAAACACATGGGTGAGCAAAAGTCGTGGGACACCGCCACATAAAAGTGACCTAAGTTACATAACTTGGGGATAACAGGGTCCTAATATAGTTTCCAGGGGTTCTAtacatctttatctttatagttaCCTTTATCCCGTCTGACAAGGCCTCGAAACTTTCACCGCAAAGGCGGACAAAAGAGGACAACTGCGTCCTAAACTTtgacaattaaaattcaatggagTTGGGCGGAAGCTGAGACAGCAGCGCCGCCACCCAAGCGCGCAAAAACTAAggtgccaaattcaaatttcttcaggACGCACTTGGCGGCCGTCACATGCCTCTCCTAAACTGTTGCCCAAAACAGTTTACAAACACTATACAATTCACCTCACAaagtcaaaaaaaaaaaaaaactattgAAATCAGAACCAAAAcagtgaccattaaaaacacaggtcagctttaaacaTATCAAGTGAACCTCTAATTCcacggttcagctttaaactttGCTGAAATGACCTTAAAACAGAAAGTCAGTCAAACTAAACTTACAGACACATTCAACTTTTCACTCTGCTATCTAAGCAActaggaaattcaaatttccacTATGAAACCGAAACTTTTCCAACTTtcttaaaaattcaaaatacagaGAAGTGCAAACATCatgttttatagaaaaatgtctatttgcTCCCACGAGCAATCTTTACATATAAGCACCAGTTGCTTCAAATTAGCAACCTATACCAAGGGGGAAGAGAAATCACACAGTCATAGGAAACAAAATAACTGTCAGATTTCTCTCATCCCAGTCAAGACTaactcatacatgtagcacaatcCATGACCCAGGTCCTGGAGCCCAAAAACCAGAACCCGGCCCACGAAAAGGCTCAACTACTCCAGAGTTTCACTCTCCTCAACAGGATTGTCCCGGTTCTTTACCAGGAGGATCAACTTATGTACTGGTCTATCCAACAGGGATTTGGTTTTCCCAACAAAAATTTCAACCTTTCTGACCAACTTGTCCTGACTAGGACACACCTTTGTAACACGAGCCAGAGGCCATGCGCATCTAGGCTGGCCCTCTTCTACGAGCATTACAACATCACCAGGCTCAAGATTTCTCTGCTGGCTGAGCCATTTCTTCCTAGGCTGCAGCATTACCAAAAATTCGCCACGCCAACGCTCCTAAAACTGGTTAGCAAGAGCCAGTACACAACGCCACCTTTTCTTAGAGTATATGTCCTGTTTAACGAACTTGCCCGGCGGTGGCTTCACCACCTGAGATTTCAGGGTAAGCAGCTGAATTGGTGACAGGGGCTCTAGGTCCGCAGAAGTGGAATCTACAACTGTTAACGGGCGCGAGTTAACTATGTATTCAACCTCGCAGAGTAATGTACGTAACAACTCGTCATCAAGCTGAGCTCCTGTGCCCATGAGCAGAGCAGACAACACCTTACGCGCTGCGCCAATCATTCGTTCCCATACACCGCCCATGTGACTGCTCACAGGAAAGTTCATTTCGAAATCAACCCAGTCACAATCGTCTTTCAGCAACTCATGCTTGATCTTATCGCGATCCATTTCCTGCAACGCTGCTAACAATTGATTCTGTCCACCTACGAAGTTCGAACCACGATCGCATCGCAAAAATCGGATTTTGCCACGTCTACTCACACGTCGGCGGTACGCATTGAGAAATGAATCTGTGGTCAATTGATTTGCGGTCTCGATATGAATCGCACGACTGGCCAGACATGTGAACATAACACCCCAACGCTTGGGTTCGCTACGACCGGACTTGACAGTGAAAGGGCCAAATAGATCAACGGCAGCATAGCTGAAGGGGGCGGCTGGCTCCAAGCGGTCGGTAGGCAGGTCAGACATTTTTTGAACACAGGGGTTTCCCCGAAGCTTTCTACAACACACACAGCCCATGATGAACTTAGCAACTATCGACCGGGCATTTACAATCCAAAACCCAGCCTGTCTGATACTGTTTAACGTCATTCCTCTACCGGAATGACCAACCTTCTGGTGGAAATGTTTAACTATCAAGCTAGCTAAGTGACAAGTACGCGGAATCAAGACTGGATGCTTGACTTCATATGACATGGATGATCGACTCAGGCGACCACCAACTCTAATAATCCCCTTATCATCCAGGAAGGGATCCAATGGCGCAATTTTGCTGCCAGCTTTGACAGCAGATCTAGTCCCTTTGCTCAGGGATGCTAGCTCTTCAGGATACGCCTTACCTTGGACTAACCTTATTTTCTGATCCTCTGCCTGCTTCAGGTCATCAGTAGTGACTGGAGGACAAGTGTCAGGATCCTTGTTCTTCAATTTCCTGGCATACTTCATGCTCACAGCCATGGCCCTCTTCAGTTTCATAGAGAGGAGAAGTTGGCGAACCTGCTTTCCATGTCAGGCACCTCTGGTACAGGAACAACATCTGTCTTGAACACGAACTTCTTCAGCTCAGGGTCATCTTTCACCACTGGACATTCAGGAAGGGTCGGCACTGGTCCTGAAACGAGAAATACTGGGCCCTGCCACCAAAGGCGGCTAGCTGAAAGCTCAGAAACATTCATGCCACGTGATGCTATGTCAGCAGGATTCTGCGCAGTGTCAACATGTCTCCAATTGGCTATGTTAGTCAAGTCTCTAATTTCCTGCACCCTATTTGcaacaaaaatgtgaaaatttctgCTTTCATTATTCACATAGCCAAGCACAACCATGCTATCAGTATAGTAGAAATGTTCTATCTGGTCATAATCTAGTTCTTTGCCAAGGAACTTACCAACCCTAGCTGACAGGAGTGCCGCAGTTAACTCCAGCCTGGGAATTGTCACAGCTTTGGCAGGAGTAACCCTCGACTTGGCCATCACCAGAGAAGTAGTGCAGTTACCGGTAGCGTCTTCAAGCCGAACATAACTGCACTGACCATACCCAGAGAAGCAAGCATCACTGAAATGATGTAGCTCGACATTAGTCACCGGCCCTTCAAGCGTGCCAGCCCGATAACACCTAGGAATGGAAACCTTGGGCAATTCTAGCAGCTCGGTCCTCCATCTTTCCCACTCGTTCCTACATTGTCAGGAAGAGGGTCGTCCCAGGAAGAACCACTCAAACACAACTCCTTCAGAATTCGTTTTCCTGTAAGTATGAAAGGCGATATTAGACCAAGGGGATCATAGATGGAACTGACGGTGGATAACAAGCCACGTCTGGTCAATGGCTTGTCTTTGAGCTCCACCCTAAATTGTAGCATGTCAGATTCAacacaccacacaactcctagAGTCTTTTCAACAGGTAGTTGAGTATTACCAAGCTCAAGACATTGGAGGTTCTCTGACAAGTATTGATTGGGAATATGTTTCAACACCTCTTTATTGTTGCAAAGTATCTTGTGAAGGGTGAACCCTCCCTTCCCAGCCATACTAACAGAGCCCAAAGCTAGGCTAATAGCCTGACTTGTTGTCAAAACGGAGGTGGCCCCATCATCTACATAGAAATTCCTGTTAAAGAAAGTCGCCACCTGGGGCTCGTAGTCGTCCTTGAATCTCTCAGCTGTTGCCTTTAGGGCATAGTTTGCGCAATTTGCAGACGAGGTCGCGCCAAATAGATGCACAGTACACCTGTAATCAACTGGCTCCTTGCTGACATCGCCATCCTCCCACCACAGAAATCGCAAATAATTTCTGTGGCGGGGGGGCACGACCACCTGTAGAAACATACCCTGGACATCACACGTGAATGCCACTTCTTCCTTCCTGAAGCGGGCCAGGACACCGACAAGATTGTTTATTAAATCCGGTCCCCGGAGCAAATGGCCATTTAATGCCTCTCCTTGATAGGACACGGCGCAATCAAACACGACCCTATACTTACCCTCCTTGTGAGGATGTGAGACCATGTGATGGGGAATGTACCATACAGAACCATTGTCCAGATCTTATTCGTTTTCTGGCACTCTCTCAGCCTGGCCGGCATCTATGAGCTTACTCATGAATTTCACATATTCTTCACCATACTTAGCATCCTTTCTAATCCTCGCCTTGAGACTCTGCGTACGCTTCATAGCCATCACTCGGTTGTTGGGAAGTCTCACCTGGTCCTCACGAAACGGGAGGGGAATTTCAAAGTGTCCATCATCACGGAGTTTGATGCCACTGGAAACCTTTTCAATGAACAACCTGTCTTCAACAGATAGAGAATGAGAATCAACATCATTAGTATCGGCAAAGTCTTGGCTGAGTTCCTGCAAAATATCAGAGGGGTTAATTTCTTTTGTACGAGTTCTGTACACGAAACGATCTTGTGAATTAGCAAGCCTTGACCCTAATTAATCCATCCTGCCAACCACGCCCCAACCTAGCGCCGTTTTAACACCATACGGATCATCTTCTCCCCCAGCGACAATCTGCCTTGGCCTGATGGCGCGCGCGCAATTTTGACCGATCAACATGCCAATCTCGATATCCTCACGGTATGGCATAATCTTAGGTGCCACCCCTTTGAGGTGGCGCCACTGTTTCGCGCTGGTTTGACGCGGTATCTGTGAGCGGCAGGCACCGATGCGTTACGCGAAAAGACTACAGGGAggcttatttttgcagattcaCCAAAACCCCGGACCATGAGGCCTGTCACCCGCTCAGCTGGCACAACACCTTCTGCCAACACTGTGTTGATTTTGAGATAGGtgctatcacctctcttatcaaTACCCTCCAGCACTGACTCAGATACGAAACAAGTGTCAGATTGATCATCCAACAATGTGCAAACCAACACCTCCCGCGAGGGGTCGTCTTCATGATACACATACACTGGCACAATCATAGTGTGCAGACATTCTGAGCCCACATCACTTGACTCTGTATAATGCACAGTagattcaacaggtttgaaagaGTCGTCGTGAAGAAGCGTGGGGTGGACACGAGAGCAGGTTTTGCATTTATGCTTGCTTTTGCAGTCCCTAACCTGATGACCCCATTTAAGGCACCCCAGGCACAACCCATGCTTCTTTACGGCTTCCTTTCTATCACTAAGAGACATATTCTTGAATTTCACACATGAGTCAATTGCATGAGTGTTGTCCTTTGGACAGAGCACACAGTTTGTTGGCCCTGTGGCCTTTTCAGTTATAGTTTCTGTTCCGGTAGCGAAGCTGGATCTCTGCGCAGGTTTCACACTAACAACGGATTTGGTAGGTGCGCTGGACAACCTGTCCAGGATTGGATTTGACATGATTCGCGCGTGTTTCTTTACAAACTGTACAAGTCTGGAAAATGGTGGATATGAGTCGTTCACAACCTGGCCGGACCCGTCACTATCAGCTCCAAATCTCCATTTATCCACAACTGTGAGCCACCTTTCTTGCATAAAACGAGGTAACTTGTCTATCACACGGCGTTGCTCAATCGCGTCGTTCAAAATACtcagatttgacaaactggtCATAGCCGTCTCACACT
This is a stretch of genomic DNA from Lineus longissimus chromosome 2, tnLinLong1.2, whole genome shotgun sequence. It encodes these proteins:
- the LOC135482969 gene encoding uncharacterized protein LOC135482969 yields the protein MAVSMKYARKLKNKDPDTCPPVTTDDLKQAEDQKIRLVQGKAYPEELASLSKGTRSAVKAGSKIAPLDPFLDDKGIIRVGGRLSRSSMSYEVKHPVLIPRTCHLASLIVKHFHQKVGHSGRGMTLNSIRQAGFWIVNARSIVAKFIMGCVCCRKLRGNPCVQKMSDLPTDRLEPAAPFSYAAVDLFGPFTVKSGRSEPKRWGVMFTCLASRAIHIETANQLTTDSFLNAYRRRVSRRGKIRFLRCDRGSNFVGGQNQLLAALQEMDRDKIKHELLKDDCDWVDFEMNFPVSSHMGGVWERMIGAARKVLSALLMGTGAQLDDELLRTLLCEVEYIVNSRPLTVVDSTSADLEPLSPIQLLTLKSQVVKPPPGKFVKQDIYSKKRWRCVLALANQF